A genomic segment from Aspergillus puulaauensis MK2 DNA, chromosome 1, nearly complete sequence encodes:
- the SVF1 gene encoding survival factor 1 family protein (COG:A;~EggNog:ENOG410PFCQ;~InterPro:IPR013931,IPR033394;~PFAM:PF08622,PF17187;~go_process: GO:0006979 - response to oxidative stress [Evidence IEA]), whose protein sequence is MNWLKSTLSAVAGTQEPIYGPEAIQPVSQQQTEDAPYRELTKEDLRWRAFQHTNVETQTYYAMADEGTLVMVQIIYSNIAGIHTTAQFNCKIFNTSGDGNPHIWFSDPLSNHMFDESMLSFAADNISLSLNEAGDTYTFKSAVNEGCLVDLTFARISPGFAIGKEGTTYFGTDPENPWGSMRHMFWPRCNVAGTITTKEKVYDMKGRGLFSQALQGMKPHHAASRWNFVNFQTPSFSAIMMEFTTPPSYGSTVVNVGGIVKDGEIIYAGTSNTATHTESSEDETSNWPEPKSIRWVWEGKTKDGKPVTAEIDGSLGSKLDRVDVMAEVPGFIKTIAGSVAGARPYIFQYSPQEKLSLKLKVGDEEFTEKGSMFSEATFIS, encoded by the exons ATGAATTGGCTCAAATCTAC CCTCTCCGCTGTTGCGGGAACGCAGGAACCGATCTATGGCCCTGAAGCCATCCAACCCGTCTCTCAGCAACAGACCGAAGATGCCCCTTACAGAGAGCTTACCAAGGAGGATTTGCGGTGGCGCGCCTTCCAGCACACAAATGTCGAGACCCAGACATACTATGCCATGGCCGATGAGGGCACGCTAGTTATGGTTCAGATCATTTACAGCAACATCGC TGGAATCCATACTACCGCACAGTTCAACTGCAAGATCTTCAATACTTCAGGCGATGGAAACCCCCACATCTGGTTCTCCGATCCCCTGAGCAACCACATGTTCGATGAGAGCATGCTTTCCTTTGCCGCTGATAACATCTCTCTGTCTCTGAATGAAGCGGGCGATACATACACCTTTAAATCCGCTGTGAACGAAGGGTGTCTCGTGGATTTGACCTTTGCCCGCATCTCGCCGGGTTTCGCCATCGGCAAGGAAGGCACCACATACTTCGGTACAGACCCCGAGAACCCATGGGGCTCTATGCGCCATATGTTCTGGCCCCGATGCAATGTAGCCGGAACCATAACCACTAAGGAGAAGGTTTATGACATGAAGGGCCGGGGTTTGTTCTCCCAGGCTCTTCAGGGCATGAAGCCCCACCATGCAG CTTCCCGCTGGAACTTTGTCAACTTCCAGAcgccctctttctccgctATCATGATGGAGTTTACGACGCCGCCCTCCTACGGCTCAACTGTGGTAAATGTTGGCGGTATCGTCAAGGACGGCGAGATTATCTACGCGGGTACTTCCAACACCGCAACTCACACAGAGTCGTCAGAGGATGAAACTAGTAACTGGCCGGAGCCGAAGTCCATCAGATGGGTGTGGGAAGGTAAGACGAAGGATGGTAAACCCGTCACCGCGGAGATCGACGGCTCTCTTGGGTCAAAACTTGACCGTGTCGACGTCATGGCCGAAGTACCAGGTTTCATCAAAACCATTGCCGGCAGCGTCGCAGGCGCGCGACCATATATTTTCCAG TACTCGCCTCAGGAGAAGCTCTCCCTGAAACTGAAGGTCGGCGACGAAGAATTTACGGAGAAAGGAAGCATGTTCTCCGAGGCGACTTTCATTTCCTAA
- a CDS encoding mitochondrial 54S ribosomal protein uL11m (BUSCO:EOG09265BG5;~COG:J;~EggNog:ENOG410PNVD;~InterPro:IPR006519,IPR020784,IPR036769,IPR000911, IPR020783,IPR036796;~PFAM:PF00298,PF03946;~go_component: GO:0005840 - ribosome [Evidence IEA];~go_function: GO:0003735 - structural constituent of ribosome [Evidence IEA];~go_process: GO:0006412 - translation [Evidence IEA]) produces MAKKALAKDQIVKLIVGAGQASPSPPVGPALGSKGVKSMDFCKEFNARTAHINPGVPIPARVTVRPDRSFHFDIRTPTTTWLLLQAARIEPRKNRIRGAQNPGHETIGKVSLKHVYEIAKIKHSETRLSGLSLEGLCKSVMAQAKSVGIQIAP; encoded by the exons ATGGCCAAAAAAGCACTAGCCAAGGACCAAATCGTCAAGCTCATCGTGGGAGCCGGACAGGCCAGTCCTAGTCCCCCCGTCGGTCCAGCTCTGGGTAGTAAAGGTGTCAAAAGCATGGATTTCTGCAAG GAATTCAATGCTAGAACAGCTCACATTAACCCCGGTGTCCCGATTCCCGCTCGCGTAACAGTGCGCCCcgatcgctccttccacttCGATATCCGCACTCCTACGACAACatggctgctgttgcaggCGGCAAGGATAGAACCACGCAAGAACAGAATCCGTGGTGCCCAGAACCCCGGACATGAGACAATCGGCAAGGTCTCCCTGAAGCACGTTTATGAGATCGCGAAGATCAAGCACTCCGAGACGAGACTATCGGGATTGAGCTTGGAGGGGCTTTGCAAGAGCGTCATGGCGCAGGCGAAGTCAGTTGGAATTCAGATCGCCCCATAA
- the HRK1 gene encoding putative protein kinase (COG:T;~EggNog:ENOG410PGRB;~InterPro:IPR017441,IPR008271,IPR000719,IPR011009;~PFAM:PF07714,PF00069;~go_function: GO:0004672 - protein kinase activity [Evidence IEA];~go_function: GO:0005524 - ATP binding [Evidence IEA];~go_process: GO:0006468 - protein phosphorylation [Evidence IEA]) — MTSKATDSADGKNPAQFAETLQSQNVDQTPAGQDSDSGNTEAKSKQQPAQVRFSSVNEEFEPPELPSTGKAPSRDPKQEDDLRSLAATLQKSQLQESRMFNISFDPVSLPSSRVVSRESSDRSARENGSELPSTHTSPPASAMQSPPLTPAATHSREAKNNDAAQTGPAQTTAKQAPPSSQPSEITPSASPPTSAQSKSAIAQSAPSSRPSSTDQLSRQNDVTQTSSHPLNGTKHRAQFFVGPEGNTRDESPPMTPGTNVESYTPPGAITPIGEPNDPYARSRRPPQSKNLTQLDPRFIFTGRDLKRRAHHGTSHPRPSSARSSSASDLKVSDKRAGIFGGKKDVRQAEAETKPHGHMAELKRFFKMGHKHKRGESPTSKKSSRSSGKNTPYQMAPDNVPFADDHGLNSKYGKLGKVLGSGAGGSVRLLKRNSDGVTFAVKQFRERHSWETLKEYSKKVTAEFCIGSTLHHGNIIETLDIIQEGNHWYEVMEYAPFDLFAIVMTGKMSKDEVACSFKQILSGVAYLHGMGLAHRDLKLDNVVVNEHGIMKLIDFGSAVVFRYPFENDIVNASGIVGSDPYLAPEVYDEKKYDPRPTDVWSLAIIFCCMSLRRFPWKQPRASDNSYRLFVSTPTPGTPVPDADPRRHRPVKSAPNLTITPNEEKGAQFASSISEEPSKIMATPPRSPVKPPASPVKPPAASQEENHPPESPQEKTDGSNSADNKTSGQNKPTRTTSKEAPPLPSGSTQSAGQRQEVIKGPWRLLRLLPRESRYIIGRMLKVSVNDRATLDDILTDEWVRNIKACQQEVTGEVIKAPGHTHVLEPPSPSVPVASKAK; from the exons ATGACGTCTAAGGCGACTGACTCTGCAGATGGGAAGAACCCAGCGCAATTCG CCGAAACCCTGCAATCCCAAAATGTAGACCAGACACCCGCCGGACAGGATTCTGATTCTGGTAACACCGAGGCCAAATCCAAGCAGCAACCAGCGCAGGTGCGCTTCTCTTCAGTGAATGAAGAGTTCGAGCCCCCGGAGTTGCCTTCCACTGGGAAAGCTCCGTCCCGCGATCCGAAGCAAGAAGATGATCTCCGTTCGCTCGCGGCAACTCTTCAAAAGTCTCAGCTACAGGAGTCGAGAATGTTCAACATTTCATTCGATCCGGTTTCTCTTCCATCGTCAAGG GTCGTATCTCGAGAGTCAAGCGATCGCAGTGCACGAGAGAACGGCTCCGAGTTACCCTCAACTCATACTTCCCCTCCAGCATCAGCGATGCAATCACCCCCTCTTACACCCGCCGCGACTCATTCGCGTGAAGCTAAAAACAACGACGCTGCACAGACTGGACCTGCTCAGACGACAGCAAAGCAAgcccctccttcttcccaacCCTCAGAAATCActccctctgcctctcccccAACAAGCGCGCAATCGAAGAGTGCAATCGCTCAGAGCGCTCCCAGCTCACGTCCATCGTCAACAGATCAATTATCGAGACAAAACGACGTCACGCAAACATCCTCACATCCTCTCAATGGAACAAAACATCGAGCACAATTTTTTGTTGGCCCGGAGGGAAACACGAGGGATGAAAGTCCACCAATGACACCCGGCACCAACGTAGAGAGCTACACCCCTCCCGGTGCCATCACACCAATTGGCGAGCCGAATGACCCATATGCTCGCAGCAGGCGGCCGCCACAGTCAAAGAATCTCACGCAGCTTGATCCACGATTCATATTCACTGGCCGTGATTTGAAACGCAGGGCCCACCATGGGacatctcatcctcgtccttcgAGCGCGCGCTCCTCTAGTGCATCGGATCTCAAAGTGAGCGATAAGCGAGCGGGTATATTTGGCGGGAAGAAAGACGTACgacaagcagaagcagaaaccAAGCCGCATGGTCATATGGCGGAACTCAAGCGGTTTTTCAAAATGGGTCACAAGCATAAGCGTGGGGAATCGCCCACTTCAAAAAAGTCCAGCCGCTCGTCTGGAAAGAACACTCCTTATCAAATGGCGCCCGACAACGTTCCATTTGCGGATGACCATGGCCTCAACTCCAAATACGGAAAACTTGGGAAGGTTCTTGGCTCAGGCGCTGGTGGCTCTGTTCGGTTACTTAAGCGTAACAGCGACGGCGTGACATTCGCCGTAAAGCAATTCAGGGAGCGTCATTCCTGGGAAACGCTAAAAGAATATTCCAAGAAGGTGACTGCGGAATTCTGTATTGGATCGACTCTCCACCATGGCAATATCATAGAGACACTTGATATTATCCAGGAGGGAAACCATTGGTATGAGGTTATGGAGTATGCGCCGTTTGATCTATTTGCCATTGTCATGACGGGCAAAATGTCCAAAGACGAAGTGGCTTGTTCTTTCAAGCAGATCTTGAGCGGCGTGGCATACCTACATGGAATGGGCCTAGCTCATCGGGATCTGAAACTGGATAACGTTGTCGTCAACGAGCATGGAATCATGAAACTCATTGACTTTGGAAGCGCTGTGGTCTTTCGATATCCGTTTGAGAATGACATCGTGAACGCGTCGG GAATCGTTGGATCTGATCCATATCTAGCGCCAGAGGTCTATGATGAGAAGAAATACGACCCTCGCCCAACAGATGTCTGGTCTCTAGCCATCATTTTTTGCTGCATGAGCCTACGCCGGTTTCCTTGGAAGCAGCCCCGAGCCAGCGATAACTCTTATAGGCTTTTTGTTTCGACGCCCACACCTGGCACTCCTGTTCCGGACGCCGATCCAAGGCGGCACCGGCCTGTAAAATCGGCGCCGAATCTCACAATTACCCCCAATGAGGAAAAAGGTGCGCAATTTGCATCTAGTATTAGCGAGGAGCCTTCGAAAATAATGGCGACGCCCCCACGGTCCCCTGTTAAACCGCCGGCGTCTCCTGTAAAACCACCGGCAGCCAGCCAAGAGGAAAACCACCCACCAGAGAGTCCACAGGAGAAGACAGACGGTAGCAACAGTGCCGACAACAAGACTAGTGGCCAGAACAAACCCACTCGAACTACAAGCAAAGAGGCACCCCCGCTTCCATCTGGCTCAACACAATCGGCTGGGCAACGTCAGGAAGTCATCAAGGGCCCTTGGAGACTGCTgcggcttcttcctcgcgaAAGCCGCTACATCATCGGCCGCATGCTCAAAGTGAGCGTGAACGACCGAGCCACCCTCGATGATATATTGACAGATGAGTGGGTGCGGAATATCAAAGCATGCCAGCAGGAGGTGACAGGGGAGGTGATCAAGGCGCCGGGCCATACGCACGTCCTCGAGCCGCCTTCTCCGAGTGTGCCTGTCGCCAGTAAGGCGAAATGA
- the PET8 gene encoding putative mitochondrial carrier protein (Pet8) (BUSCO:EOG09263EDC;~COG:C;~EggNog:ENOG410PJUF;~InterPro:IPR018108,IPR023395;~PFAM:PF00153): MAESRDQSQAPLVSSLWTRSLISGAVAGLTVDCSLYPLDTIKTRLQKARHHAPAAPAPSVSLRQTIRGIYAGLPSVLFGSAPSAASFFIVYDGVKRTLLSSANPESQSRSHIILTQSLASSMGEIAACAVRVPTEVVKQRAQAGLFGGSSRHALKDILSLRHPDPKTGAKRGYGQVIRELYRGAGITIAREIPFTVLQFTMWEGMKETYAKRRQLEAGLGTAGGAQVPASTSAIFGSIAGAISAGLTTPLDVIKTRVMLARRGDGPEGKAGVRIRDVVQEISKEGFGAFWRGVQPRVAWIGIGGAVFLGSYQWAWNTLEGKSKAED, from the exons ATGGCGGAGTCACGAGATCAAAGTCAAGCGCCCTTGGTGTCCTCCCTCTGGACCAGGTCCCTAATT TCCGGCGCTGTTGCGGGTCTCACAGTCGATTGCTCCCTTTACCCGCTCGATACAATCAAGACCCGTCTCCAAAAAGCCAGGCACCATGCGCCCGCAGCCCCCGCCCCAAGCGTCTCTCTCCGACAGACAATCCGCGGCATTTACGCAGGCCTTCCCTCCGTTCTGTTCGGCTCAGCTCCCTCCGCCGCATCTTTCTTTATCGTCTACGATGGCGTCAAGCGCACCCTTCTTTCCTCCGCGAACCCCGAGTCACAATCCCGCAGCCACATAATCCTTACACAATCGCTCGCCTCTTCAATGGGTGAGATTGCAGCTTGCGCCGTTAGAGTCCCGACGGAAGTCGTCAAGCAACGAGCCCAGGCCGGCCTCTTCGGCGGCTCCAGTCGGCATGCGCTAAAGGACATTTTGTCCCTGCGGCACCCGGACCCCAAGACCGGCGCGAAGAGAGGGTATGGACAGGTTATTCGGGAGCTGTACCGTGGAGCTGGTATTACGATCGCGCGTGAGATCCCGTTTACGGTCTTGCAGTTCACGATGTGGGAGGGTATGAAGGAGACATATGCCAAACGCCGGCAATTGGAGGCTGGATTGGGTACGGCGGGTGGCGCTCAGGTGCCTGCGTCGACGAGTGCGATTTTTGGTAGCATTGCGGGTGCGATTTCGGCCGGGCTGACGACGCCATTGGATGTTATTAAGACCCGGGTTATGCTTGCGCGGCGGGGGGATGGTCCGGAGGGCAAGGCGGGAGTAAGGATTAGGGATGTGGTGCAGGAGATTTCCAAGGAAGGGTTTGGGGCTTTTTGGAGAGGTGTTCAGCCGCGAGTTGCGTGGATTGGCATTGGGGGTGCGGTTTTCTTGGGTAGCTACCAGTGGGCATGGAATACTTTGGAAGGAAAGTCGAAAGCAGAGGACTAG
- a CDS encoding uncharacterized protein (COG:S;~EggNog:ENOG410PP5T;~InterPro:IPR014710,IPR011051,IPR009327) — MGERLQWCVEGGDYKASYLLPEDDSSGLMDEVGNEKQLQSGGLLISETAVPGFEAADHEFLTHETMEKLLTPEQVKELQWLLRNHEVS; from the exons ATGGGAGAGCGGCTGCAGTGGTGTGTGGAGGGGGGTGACTATAAGGCGAGTTATTTGTTGCCGGAGGATGATTCATCAGGACTCATGGATGAAGTTGGAAACGAGAAACAGCTGCAATCTGGAGGGTTATTGATCAGCGAG ACCGCTGTCCCGGGCTTCGAGGCGGCGGACCACGAGTTTCTGACGCATGAGACGATGGAGAAGTTACTTACACCTGAACAGGTGAAAGAGCTGCAATGGTTGCTCAGGAACCACGAGGTGTCCTGA
- a CDS encoding uncharacterized protein (TransMembrane:2 (i34-55o67-87i)), translating to MDDHIPSTAAVKSMHRPAAIPMERAKRRMRRQEVEYGCAGRSSCIVVIAIIALILLRFLTLYVSSKVVVGGAVLVYVFDVGVVLWVCDAQRTAVCLVVVAPFGVGSEL from the coding sequence ATGGATGACCACATACCGTCCACGGCCGCGGTGAAGAGTATGCACCGTCCGGCTGCGATTCCGATGGAACGCGCCAAGCGGCGAATGCGGCGTCAAGAGGTAGAATATGGTTGTGCTGGCCGTTCGAGTTGTATCGTTGTCATTGCCATTATTGCGCTCAttcttcttcgatttctCACTTTGTATGTCAGTAGtaaggttgttgttggcggtgctgTTCTTGTTTATGTTTTCGACGTCGGTGTAGTGCTATGGGTTTGCGATGCGCAACGGACTGCGGTCTGTTTGGTTGTAGTAGCGCCCTTCGGGGTGGGGAGTGAGTTGTAA